One window from the genome of Magnolia sinica isolate HGM2019 chromosome 4, MsV1, whole genome shotgun sequence encodes:
- the LOC131242450 gene encoding patatin-like protein 2 isoform X1 — translation MEHVKSTIDQIQPPTYGDRITILSIDGGGIRGIIPAIILSFLESQLQVPKKNRLLFSKTYVCMGLLCLMEQTIDNDKDARLADYFDIIAGTSTGGLVTAMLTAPNENNRPLFAAKDIKDFYLDNCPKIFPQTGGLFGSALKTAKLFLSGPKYNGSYLHDIIREKLGKVQLHETLTNVVIPTFDIKHLQPTIFSSYEVKSTPSLNALLSDICIGTSAAPTYLPAHFFQTKDLQGKTRDFNLIDGGVAANNPALVAMGEVTREIFKGNQDFFAPKPMDYSRLLVISLGTGSAKAGEKFSAAQASKWGVLGWLVSDGSNPLVDVFTQASADMVDIHISGVFRALRSENNYLRIQDDALVGDEASVDIATKENLETLVKIGERLLQKPVSRANLETGVFLPVENGGTNEEALIRFAKQLSQERKLRLMRSPNTKPSKFN, via the exons ATGGAGCATGTGAAATCAACCATCGATCAGATTCAACCCCCGACTTATGGAGATCGAATCACAATACTTAGCATCGATGGAGGGGGGATTAGAGGAATAATCCCTGCAATCATTCTAAGCTTCCTTGAGTCGCAGCTTCAG GTACCCAAGAAAAATAGGCTACTATTTTCTAAAACTTATGTTTGCATGGGTTTACTTTGTTTGATGGAGCAGACGATAGACAATGATAAGGATGCAAGACTTGCAGACTATTTCGACATCATTGCAGGGACGAGCACAGGTGGTCTTGTGACCGCCATGTTAACTGCACCAAATGAAAACAACCGTCCACTGTTTGCTGCGAAAGATATCAAGGATTTCTACCTCGACAACTGCCCAAAAATTTTCCCACAAACCGG AGGCCTATTTGGTTCAGCTTTGAAGACAGCAAAATTATTTTTATCAGGACCCAAATACAACGGAAGCTATCTCCATGATATTATAAGAGAAAAACTAGGAAAGGTTCAGTTGCACGAGACCTTGACGAATGTCGTCATCCCTACATTCGATATCAAGCACCTCCAGCCCACCATCTTCTCCAGCTACGAG GTAAAATCTACGCCGTCCTTGAATGCTCTACTCTCGGATATCTGCATCGGCACATCTGCAGCTCCAACTTACCTTCCTGCACATTTTTTCCAAACTAAAGATCTTCAAGGGAAAACGAGGGATTTCAACCTCATCGACGGTGGCGTCGCTGCTAATAATCCG GCACTGGTTGCTATGGGTGAAGTGACCAGAGAGATTTTCAAAGGAAATCAGGATTTCTTCGCACCCAAGCCAATGGATTACAGTAGATTGTTGGTGATCTCATTGGGGACAGGTTCAGCGAAGGCAGGAGAGAAATTCAGCGCAGCTCAAGCAAGCAAGTGGGGTGTTTTGGGTTGGTTGGTGAGCGACGGTTCTAATCCATTAGTGGATGTGTTCACTCAAGCAAGCGCAGATATGGTCGACATTCACATTTCGGGTGTTTTTCGTGCCCTTAGATCTGAAAATAACTACCTCCGGATTCAG GATGATGCGCTGGTTGGGGATGAAGCATCAGTTGATATCGCTACTAAAGAAAACTTGGAGACTCTTGTGAAGATCGGCGAACGGTTGTTGCAGAAACCGGTCTCAAGGGCGAATTTGGAGACTGGTGTTTTCCTACCTGTCGAGAACGGAGGCACTAATGAAGAAGCTCTCATTAG GTTTGCGAAGCAACTTTCACAGGAAAGGAAACTTCGCCTGATGAGATCGCCAAACACCAAGCCCTCCAAATTCAACTGA
- the LOC131242450 gene encoding patatin-like protein 2 isoform X3 has product MVGSMSQTIDNDKDARLADYFDIIAGTSTGGLVTAMLTAPNENNRPLFAAKDIKDFYLDNCPKIFPQTGGLFGSALKTAKLFLSGPKYNGSYLHDIIREKLGKVQLHETLTNVVIPTFDIKHLQPTIFSSYEVKSTPSLNALLSDICIGTSAAPTYLPAHFFQTKDLQGKTRDFNLIDGGVAANNPALVAMGEVTREIFKGNQDFFAPKPMDYSRLLVISLGTGSAKAGEKFSAAQASKWGVLGWLVSDGSNPLVDVFTQASADMVDIHISGVFRALRSENNYLRIQDDALVGDEASVDIATKENLETLVKIGERLLQKPVSRANLETGVFLPVENGGTNEEALIRFAKQLSQERKLRLMRSPNTKPSKFN; this is encoded by the exons ATGGTGGGTTCCATGAGCCAG ACGATAGACAATGATAAGGATGCAAGACTTGCAGACTATTTCGACATCATTGCAGGGACGAGCACAGGTGGTCTTGTGACCGCCATGTTAACTGCACCAAATGAAAACAACCGTCCACTGTTTGCTGCGAAAGATATCAAGGATTTCTACCTCGACAACTGCCCAAAAATTTTCCCACAAACCGG AGGCCTATTTGGTTCAGCTTTGAAGACAGCAAAATTATTTTTATCAGGACCCAAATACAACGGAAGCTATCTCCATGATATTATAAGAGAAAAACTAGGAAAGGTTCAGTTGCACGAGACCTTGACGAATGTCGTCATCCCTACATTCGATATCAAGCACCTCCAGCCCACCATCTTCTCCAGCTACGAG GTAAAATCTACGCCGTCCTTGAATGCTCTACTCTCGGATATCTGCATCGGCACATCTGCAGCTCCAACTTACCTTCCTGCACATTTTTTCCAAACTAAAGATCTTCAAGGGAAAACGAGGGATTTCAACCTCATCGACGGTGGCGTCGCTGCTAATAATCCG GCACTGGTTGCTATGGGTGAAGTGACCAGAGAGATTTTCAAAGGAAATCAGGATTTCTTCGCACCCAAGCCAATGGATTACAGTAGATTGTTGGTGATCTCATTGGGGACAGGTTCAGCGAAGGCAGGAGAGAAATTCAGCGCAGCTCAAGCAAGCAAGTGGGGTGTTTTGGGTTGGTTGGTGAGCGACGGTTCTAATCCATTAGTGGATGTGTTCACTCAAGCAAGCGCAGATATGGTCGACATTCACATTTCGGGTGTTTTTCGTGCCCTTAGATCTGAAAATAACTACCTCCGGATTCAG GATGATGCGCTGGTTGGGGATGAAGCATCAGTTGATATCGCTACTAAAGAAAACTTGGAGACTCTTGTGAAGATCGGCGAACGGTTGTTGCAGAAACCGGTCTCAAGGGCGAATTTGGAGACTGGTGTTTTCCTACCTGTCGAGAACGGAGGCACTAATGAAGAAGCTCTCATTAG GTTTGCGAAGCAACTTTCACAGGAAAGGAAACTTCGCCTGATGAGATCGCCAAACACCAAGCCCTCCAAATTCAACTGA
- the LOC131242450 gene encoding patatin-like protein 2 isoform X4 → MLTAPNENNRPLFAAKDIKDFYLDNCPKIFPQTGGLFGSALKTAKLFLSGPKYNGSYLHDIIREKLGKVQLHETLTNVVIPTFDIKHLQPTIFSSYEVKSTPSLNALLSDICIGTSAAPTYLPAHFFQTKDLQGKTRDFNLIDGGVAANNPALVAMGEVTREIFKGNQDFFAPKPMDYSRLLVISLGTGSAKAGEKFSAAQASKWGVLGWLVSDGSNPLVDVFTQASADMVDIHISGVFRALRSENNYLRIQDDALVGDEASVDIATKENLETLVKIGERLLQKPVSRANLETGVFLPVENGGTNEEALIRFAKQLSQERKLRLMRSPNTKPSKFN, encoded by the exons ATGTTAACTGCACCAAATGAAAACAACCGTCCACTGTTTGCTGCGAAAGATATCAAGGATTTCTACCTCGACAACTGCCCAAAAATTTTCCCACAAACCGG AGGCCTATTTGGTTCAGCTTTGAAGACAGCAAAATTATTTTTATCAGGACCCAAATACAACGGAAGCTATCTCCATGATATTATAAGAGAAAAACTAGGAAAGGTTCAGTTGCACGAGACCTTGACGAATGTCGTCATCCCTACATTCGATATCAAGCACCTCCAGCCCACCATCTTCTCCAGCTACGAG GTAAAATCTACGCCGTCCTTGAATGCTCTACTCTCGGATATCTGCATCGGCACATCTGCAGCTCCAACTTACCTTCCTGCACATTTTTTCCAAACTAAAGATCTTCAAGGGAAAACGAGGGATTTCAACCTCATCGACGGTGGCGTCGCTGCTAATAATCCG GCACTGGTTGCTATGGGTGAAGTGACCAGAGAGATTTTCAAAGGAAATCAGGATTTCTTCGCACCCAAGCCAATGGATTACAGTAGATTGTTGGTGATCTCATTGGGGACAGGTTCAGCGAAGGCAGGAGAGAAATTCAGCGCAGCTCAAGCAAGCAAGTGGGGTGTTTTGGGTTGGTTGGTGAGCGACGGTTCTAATCCATTAGTGGATGTGTTCACTCAAGCAAGCGCAGATATGGTCGACATTCACATTTCGGGTGTTTTTCGTGCCCTTAGATCTGAAAATAACTACCTCCGGATTCAG GATGATGCGCTGGTTGGGGATGAAGCATCAGTTGATATCGCTACTAAAGAAAACTTGGAGACTCTTGTGAAGATCGGCGAACGGTTGTTGCAGAAACCGGTCTCAAGGGCGAATTTGGAGACTGGTGTTTTCCTACCTGTCGAGAACGGAGGCACTAATGAAGAAGCTCTCATTAG GTTTGCGAAGCAACTTTCACAGGAAAGGAAACTTCGCCTGATGAGATCGCCAAACACCAAGCCCTCCAAATTCAACTGA
- the LOC131242450 gene encoding patatin-like protein 2 isoform X2 has translation MEHVKSTIDQIQPPTYGDRITILSIDGGGIRGIIPAIILSFLESQLQTIDNDKDARLADYFDIIAGTSTGGLVTAMLTAPNENNRPLFAAKDIKDFYLDNCPKIFPQTGGLFGSALKTAKLFLSGPKYNGSYLHDIIREKLGKVQLHETLTNVVIPTFDIKHLQPTIFSSYEVKSTPSLNALLSDICIGTSAAPTYLPAHFFQTKDLQGKTRDFNLIDGGVAANNPALVAMGEVTREIFKGNQDFFAPKPMDYSRLLVISLGTGSAKAGEKFSAAQASKWGVLGWLVSDGSNPLVDVFTQASADMVDIHISGVFRALRSENNYLRIQDDALVGDEASVDIATKENLETLVKIGERLLQKPVSRANLETGVFLPVENGGTNEEALIRFAKQLSQERKLRLMRSPNTKPSKFN, from the exons ATGGAGCATGTGAAATCAACCATCGATCAGATTCAACCCCCGACTTATGGAGATCGAATCACAATACTTAGCATCGATGGAGGGGGGATTAGAGGAATAATCCCTGCAATCATTCTAAGCTTCCTTGAGTCGCAGCTTCAG ACGATAGACAATGATAAGGATGCAAGACTTGCAGACTATTTCGACATCATTGCAGGGACGAGCACAGGTGGTCTTGTGACCGCCATGTTAACTGCACCAAATGAAAACAACCGTCCACTGTTTGCTGCGAAAGATATCAAGGATTTCTACCTCGACAACTGCCCAAAAATTTTCCCACAAACCGG AGGCCTATTTGGTTCAGCTTTGAAGACAGCAAAATTATTTTTATCAGGACCCAAATACAACGGAAGCTATCTCCATGATATTATAAGAGAAAAACTAGGAAAGGTTCAGTTGCACGAGACCTTGACGAATGTCGTCATCCCTACATTCGATATCAAGCACCTCCAGCCCACCATCTTCTCCAGCTACGAG GTAAAATCTACGCCGTCCTTGAATGCTCTACTCTCGGATATCTGCATCGGCACATCTGCAGCTCCAACTTACCTTCCTGCACATTTTTTCCAAACTAAAGATCTTCAAGGGAAAACGAGGGATTTCAACCTCATCGACGGTGGCGTCGCTGCTAATAATCCG GCACTGGTTGCTATGGGTGAAGTGACCAGAGAGATTTTCAAAGGAAATCAGGATTTCTTCGCACCCAAGCCAATGGATTACAGTAGATTGTTGGTGATCTCATTGGGGACAGGTTCAGCGAAGGCAGGAGAGAAATTCAGCGCAGCTCAAGCAAGCAAGTGGGGTGTTTTGGGTTGGTTGGTGAGCGACGGTTCTAATCCATTAGTGGATGTGTTCACTCAAGCAAGCGCAGATATGGTCGACATTCACATTTCGGGTGTTTTTCGTGCCCTTAGATCTGAAAATAACTACCTCCGGATTCAG GATGATGCGCTGGTTGGGGATGAAGCATCAGTTGATATCGCTACTAAAGAAAACTTGGAGACTCTTGTGAAGATCGGCGAACGGTTGTTGCAGAAACCGGTCTCAAGGGCGAATTTGGAGACTGGTGTTTTCCTACCTGTCGAGAACGGAGGCACTAATGAAGAAGCTCTCATTAG GTTTGCGAAGCAACTTTCACAGGAAAGGAAACTTCGCCTGATGAGATCGCCAAACACCAAGCCCTCCAAATTCAACTGA